One Ancylobacter novellus DSM 506 genomic window, GCGCTTGAAGTTCGGCATTGGCTCGTGGTCAGGCGTTCTCGGCGACCTTGCCGGCGGCCGTCGCGCCGAAGAAGGCCGCATCTTGGTAGCGGCGCAGCGCCAGCAGCTCGGAATCGGGCGCGATCTCGATGTCGCCGACGGTGATCAGCCGGCCGCATTCGACCGTGCGCACCAGCCGGCAATTGGCGGCGAGGTAGAAGGGCGCGGCCGCCTCGGGCGACAGCGCCACCGCCGGCACCAGCTCGGCGGTGGTGCCGTCGATGGTGTGGTGGTGGCCGCCCATAGCGAGCGTGCTGCCGGCGGGCAGGTCTTGCGTGGCGCGGGCGACGAGGTCGAGATGCGGGCGCGGGGCGACGGCACCGCTCGACACGCCGAGCAGGGCGGCCTCCAGCACGCTGGTCGCCGCCTCCAGCCCCAGCAAATGGCGCGGCAGATAGAGCATGGCGGTCGCGCCGTCGCGGCTCACCACATGGCCCTTGGCCGCCAGCATGTCCCAGGTCGGGCGGTCGGTGCAGCGCACGATGACGAAGACGCCGCCAGCGAAGCTCGGCTCGTCCGGCGCGCGCAGGCAGTGGAACACGTCGAGCCGGCGCTCGCCCGACAGCAACCCGCCTTCCGCCTTTCCGGCGAGCAGGGTCGGCACTTCGGTGATGCGGGCGATGGGCGCGTGCAGGTCCGGCCGGTCGGCGGCGAAGCCGGTGGCATTGCCGACGATGAGCAGCTCGCACAAATCCGGCACCGCACGCTGCGGCAGCGCCGCGACAGCCTCGGCACGGGAAGCGACGATCTCGGCCGCCGCGCGGCCGCCGAGCTCCCAATGGTCGGCCAGCGCCGGCACGGGCTCGGTGCGCCCATTGCTGGTGACGAGGCCGGTGGCACGGTCGAAGACGAAGTCGTACTCGCTCGACTTGCCGGCGGCGATGATCTCGAATCCGAGCGTCTCCGCCCAGGTGACGAGGCCGATGAGCAGGCTCGGCTGGTCGCCGTCGACCGGCGTCGAGACCAGCCCGCGCGCGGCGGCCATATGGGCGATGCCGGGGCCGGCGACGCTGTCCAGCTCCTTCGACACCACGGCGAGGTGGCGGCCGGCCTCGATGGCGAGGCGGGCATGGCGCGCGCCGGCCTCGGGATGGCCGGTCGCCTCGATGACGACCTCGACCGGCAGGCCGACGACGAGCGCGAGGTCGTCCGCCGCGACGAAATCGCCCGCCGCGAAGGCTTTTCCCGCCTCGGCCGCCGTGGTGCAGATGCGGATGCGCTCGGGATCGGCGCCGCTCGCCTTGAGCGCCGCGGCGGCGATCTGCGCGTCGCGGTCGACCGCCACCCGGGCGCGCATGCGCGGCACCCGCAGGCCCTGCGTCAGAAAGCTCCGCCCGAAATCGCCGGTGCCGACGACGCAGGTCTCGACCGGCGGCCGGTCGACGTTGAAATAGCGGTGGAAGTTCATGCGGGTCCTCGATTGCCGTCATCGGTGACGGAGGCCGGCGCGGTCCGCCCGCGCCGGGACCAGGCCAGGCGCATCAGCGGTACGGTCCAGACGATGATGGTGACGACGCCGAGCACCGCGGCGATCGGCCGGCTGAACAGGCCCAGCACGTTGCCGTTGCTGCTGATGAGCGCCTGCATGAAGTTCTGCTCGACGATCTCGCCCAGCACGATGCCGAGCACCATGGGCGCGATCGGGAAGCCGTTCTCCTCCATGAAATAGGCGGTTGTGCCGAGCGCGAGCAGGATCCAGATGCCGAAGATGTCGCCCCATTCGGCTTCCATGTAGACATTGCCGACAATCCGATGCCGGCCGGAGGCGCGGCGGTAGTCGTCCGGCATGAAGTCGACGCAGAAGCCGCGATAGTCGCCGTAGCGGTTGCCGGGATAGGGGGCGTTGTTCAGCCAGGGATGCTTGCCCAGCGACAGGTCCCAGTAATGGTGGTGCGCGTCGATGATCGGTAGGTCGTC contains:
- a CDS encoding NAD(P)H-dependent oxidoreductase — translated: MNFHRYFNVDRPPVETCVVGTGDFGRSFLTQGLRVPRMRARVAVDRDAQIAAAALKASGADPERIRICTTAAEAGKAFAAGDFVAADDLALVVGLPVEVVIEATGHPEAGARHARLAIEAGRHLAVVSKELDSVAGPGIAHMAAARGLVSTPVDGDQPSLLIGLVTWAETLGFEIIAAGKSSEYDFVFDRATGLVTSNGRTEPVPALADHWELGGRAAAEIVASRAEAVAALPQRAVPDLCELLIVGNATGFAADRPDLHAPIARITEVPTLLAGKAEGGLLSGERRLDVFHCLRAPDEPSFAGGVFVIVRCTDRPTWDMLAAKGHVVSRDGATAMLYLPRHLLGLEAATSVLEAALLGVSSGAVAPRPHLDLVARATQDLPAGSTLAMGGHHHTIDGTTAELVPAVALSPEAAAPFYLAANCRLVRTVECGRLITVGDIEIAPDSELLALRRYQDAAFFGATAAGKVAENA